ATCCGGCGTCTCCCTGCTTCCGATCGGGAATGTTTATCTCATCCACGGAAGAGGCCCCTTTACCCTGTAATATGTCTCTTATATTTTTGAAGCATCTCGTGACTCCAAGTCCGCTGCCGGATGTCAAGACGACTACAACGCGTTTGCCGTTAAGGCCTTTAAGGTTATCCAGATAACTGTTCATCGCCGGAACAGGGGCGAATGCCCATACCGGACAGCCCAGTATCACGAGATCGAACGGACTCGCGTCAAAATTTACCGCGGCGTCGAGTTTCGCGCGCTTTTTCGTGAAAGCGGCCCGGCACTGGGCGGCAAAATTGGTGATTTCATCTGCAGGCTTAAGCC
The genomic region above belongs to Candidatus Omnitrophota bacterium and contains:
- a CDS encoding NAD(P)H-dependent oxidoreductase produces the protein MKTLITYYSFSGNTDRVANIFADKLKANGEVFLQRLKPADEITNFAAQCRAAFTKKRAKLDAAVNFDASPFDLVILGCPVWAFAPVPAMNSYLDNLKGLNGKRVVVVLTSGSGLGVTRCFKNIRDILQGKGASSVDEINIPDRKQGDAGFIAATVSKYL